In Persicimonas caeni, a single window of DNA contains:
- the grxC gene encoding glutaredoxin 3 yields MAKVEIYRTTYCPYCNMAERLFDEMGVEYEEIDVTNDPERRMKLVEETGMRTVPQIFIDGQSVGGFTDVKALRDSGELQKMLDGEA; encoded by the coding sequence ATGGCGAAGGTAGAGATTTATCGGACGACGTATTGCCCGTACTGCAACATGGCCGAGCGGCTGTTCGACGAGATGGGCGTCGAGTACGAGGAGATCGACGTGACCAACGATCCGGAGCGGCGCATGAAGCTCGTCGAGGAGACGGGGATGCGCACCGTGCCCCAGATTTTCATCGACGGTCAGTCCGTGGGTGGGTTCACCGACGTCAAAGCGTTGCGGGATTCGGGCGAGCTGCAGAAAATGCTCGATGGTGAGGCTTGA
- a CDS encoding S49 family peptidase, whose product MLRAPIVLLLNLLRLLGYLWSSFWFKLGYFFRRKKKLYLELKLESSYAFGPKTGLAALFQHKPSLLELRKSIERIREDDTVAGVVIVPESTAMGHGQLAELNRLLDSLREAGKHVVGHAQMPLTRDYLLLTAADDILLSPAGRIYSFGPRFDQNFAREALDKIGVIPQFIHIGEFKTASHRFIHEEMTQAQRLMMQSLYDSFKRVLRDRIGERRGLSHEEVETFFEQAPLDTRHAWRAGFVDGEVFREVIGDWLDDPQHSAPIGYIERAHKRDGREGEEEMKRHAKERTSIMVRAKDHLDALPKPYKWQPLLRPKRRFAVLDLSGMIVMPNMTVPGQGSVVIDPHEVVPALRRIRENRRYAGAILHINSPGGSALASDIIWHAIEQLRRTKPVIAQCSDVVGSGGYYLAVGADQIICERQTMTGSIGVVTGKMSAPGTPQKLGLNVESIYEHDADRFTSLTTPLSDQMMERMDDDARNFYRRFLQRVGQARKLPRRRLHRYARGRVYLGEAALERGLIDEIGGLDTAIERLGELCDLDPDDTEVTFIGHRKESLRGALTGQLQAQMPSWMADVFEPAMIAALLKRDPVLALMPWKVE is encoded by the coding sequence ATGCTACGCGCGCCCATCGTTCTGCTGCTGAATCTGCTCAGGTTACTCGGCTACCTCTGGTCGAGCTTCTGGTTCAAGTTAGGGTACTTCTTTCGGCGTAAAAAGAAACTCTATCTCGAGCTGAAGCTGGAGAGCAGCTATGCCTTCGGACCGAAGACCGGCTTGGCGGCCCTGTTCCAGCACAAGCCTTCACTGCTCGAACTTCGCAAATCCATCGAACGCATTCGCGAGGACGACACGGTCGCCGGTGTGGTCATCGTGCCCGAGTCGACGGCGATGGGCCACGGTCAGCTCGCCGAGCTCAACCGCCTGCTCGACTCGCTTCGTGAGGCCGGAAAGCACGTGGTCGGTCACGCGCAGATGCCGCTGACCCGCGACTACCTGCTGCTGACCGCCGCCGACGATATCTTGCTCAGCCCCGCCGGGCGCATCTACTCGTTCGGGCCACGCTTCGACCAGAATTTTGCGCGCGAGGCGCTCGACAAGATCGGCGTCATCCCCCAGTTCATCCATATCGGTGAGTTCAAGACCGCCTCGCATCGATTTATCCACGAGGAGATGACCCAGGCGCAGCGCCTGATGATGCAGTCGCTCTACGACAGCTTCAAGCGAGTGCTCCGCGATCGCATCGGTGAGCGACGTGGGCTGTCGCACGAAGAGGTCGAGACCTTCTTCGAGCAGGCGCCGCTGGATACGCGCCACGCCTGGCGCGCCGGCTTCGTCGACGGCGAGGTTTTTCGAGAAGTCATCGGCGACTGGCTCGACGACCCGCAACACTCTGCCCCCATCGGCTATATCGAGCGCGCCCACAAGCGTGACGGGCGCGAAGGCGAGGAGGAGATGAAGCGGCACGCCAAGGAGCGAACCAGCATCATGGTGCGCGCCAAAGACCACCTCGACGCGCTGCCCAAGCCATACAAATGGCAGCCCCTGCTTCGCCCCAAGCGCCGCTTCGCGGTGCTCGACCTCTCCGGCATGATCGTCATGCCCAACATGACCGTGCCGGGCCAAGGTTCGGTGGTCATCGACCCACATGAGGTCGTCCCGGCCCTTCGGCGCATTCGCGAGAACCGTCGCTATGCCGGCGCCATTTTGCATATCAATTCGCCGGGAGGGAGCGCGCTGGCGAGCGACATCATTTGGCACGCCATCGAGCAGCTTCGGCGCACCAAACCCGTGATCGCCCAGTGTTCCGACGTGGTCGGCAGTGGTGGCTACTATTTGGCGGTAGGCGCCGATCAGATCATCTGCGAGCGTCAGACGATGACCGGCTCGATCGGCGTGGTCACCGGCAAAATGTCTGCCCCGGGAACCCCGCAAAAGCTGGGACTCAACGTCGAGTCTATCTACGAGCACGACGCCGATCGTTTCACCAGCCTGACCACCCCGTTGAGCGACCAGATGATGGAGCGCATGGACGACGACGCACGCAACTTCTACAGGCGTTTTCTCCAGCGCGTCGGCCAGGCCAGAAAACTACCCCGGCGACGCCTGCATCGCTACGCACGCGGACGCGTCTACCTCGGGGAGGCGGCGCTCGAGCGTGGTCTGATCGATGAGATTGGAGGGCTCGACACGGCCATCGAGCGATTGGGCGAGTTGTGCGACCTCGATCCCGACGACACCGAGGTCACGTTCATCGGGCACCGAAAAGAGAGCCTGCGCGGCGCGCTGACCGGCCAGCTGCAAGCCCAAATGCCGAGCTGGATGGCCGACGTCTTCGAGCCGGCCATGATCGCCGCGCTCCTCAAGCGCGACCCGGTGCTCGCTCTGATGCCGTGGAAGGTGGAGTAG
- a CDS encoding fluoride efflux transporter FluC, with the protein MNLWVKIGLVALGGALGALSRTGLSEWIYGHTGEEGFAWGTLTVNLLGCLLIGMARAGVETADWASPELRTLTFSGFLGAFTTFSTFEADAMTMWRSGERVLAGIYLGGSVVGGLIAFILGWYIIARAAA; encoded by the coding sequence ATGAACCTGTGGGTCAAAATCGGGCTAGTCGCACTGGGCGGCGCGCTCGGGGCGTTGTCGCGCACCGGCCTGTCCGAGTGGATCTACGGGCACACGGGCGAGGAGGGCTTCGCCTGGGGCACGCTCACGGTCAACCTGTTGGGCTGTTTGCTCATCGGCATGGCCCGCGCAGGCGTGGAGACGGCCGATTGGGCAAGCCCCGAGTTGCGCACGCTGACCTTTTCGGGCTTTCTGGGCGCGTTTACGACCTTTTCGACCTTCGAGGCGGACGCCATGACGATGTGGCGCTCCGGCGAACGCGTCCTCGCCGGCATCTACCTGGGGGGCAGCGTCGTCGGCGGGCTGATTGCATTTATCCTCGGCTGGTACATCATCGCGAGAGCTGCAGCCTAA